In Streptomyces ambofaciens ATCC 23877, a single genomic region encodes these proteins:
- a CDS encoding trp operon leader peptide: MFAHSIQNWWWTAHPAAR; encoded by the coding sequence ATGTTCGCGCACTCGATCCAGAACTGGTGGTGGACCGCTCATCCGGCGGCCCGCTGA
- a CDS encoding 2-hydroxyacid dehydrogenase, translated as MEILAFGVQADEKPLIEQAFHGHDEVRCLDVFLNEVTAPIAAGHEIVSSSVNADLGADVLEILAAGGTRMVAQRSTGFNNIDLDTAGRLGMTIARVSYYSPYSVAEFAWTLAMAVNRRIVRASTRTRDFDFRLNGLMGRDMHGRTAGVLGTGKIGEAFARIAHGFGMRLLGWDVAENPACTALGMRYVDKEELLAGSDLVTLHVPLMPETRHLIDAAALKTMRDDAILLNSSRGGLVDTAALVTELRAGRFTGVGLDVYEAEAGLFFLDKSLEAIADDTLARLVTFPNVLVTSHQAYYTEDAVGQIVDATVKNVLDYRAGRRSENVLVPRS; from the coding sequence ATGGAGATCCTGGCCTTCGGTGTCCAGGCCGACGAGAAGCCCCTGATCGAGCAGGCCTTCCACGGCCACGACGAGGTCCGCTGCCTCGACGTCTTCCTCAACGAGGTCACCGCCCCCATCGCGGCCGGCCACGAGATCGTCTCCTCGTCCGTCAACGCCGACCTCGGCGCGGACGTCCTGGAGATCCTCGCGGCCGGCGGCACCCGGATGGTGGCCCAGCGCTCCACCGGCTTCAACAACATCGACCTCGACACCGCCGGGCGCCTCGGCATGACCATCGCCCGGGTCTCGTACTACTCCCCGTACTCGGTGGCCGAGTTCGCCTGGACCCTCGCCATGGCCGTCAACCGAAGGATCGTGCGGGCCTCCACCCGCACCCGCGACTTCGACTTCCGGCTGAACGGCCTGATGGGCCGGGACATGCACGGCCGCACCGCCGGAGTCCTGGGCACCGGCAAGATCGGCGAGGCCTTCGCCCGCATCGCCCACGGCTTCGGCATGCGGCTGCTCGGCTGGGACGTCGCCGAGAACCCCGCCTGCACGGCGCTCGGCATGCGCTACGTCGACAAGGAGGAGCTGCTCGCCGGGTCCGACCTGGTCACCCTGCACGTCCCGCTGATGCCCGAGACCCGGCACCTGATCGACGCGGCCGCCCTGAAGACGATGCGGGACGACGCGATCCTGCTCAACTCCAGCCGCGGCGGGCTCGTCGACACCGCCGCCCTCGTGACGGAGCTGCGCGCGGGCCGCTTCACCGGCGTCGGCCTGGACGTGTACGAGGCGGAGGCGGGCCTGTTCTTCCTCGACAAGTCCCTGGAGGCCATCGCCGACGACACCCTGGCCCGCCTCGTCACCTTCCCGAACGTGCTGGTCACCTCGCACCAGGCGTACTACACCGAGGACGCCGTCGGCCAGATCGTCGACGCCACCGTGAAGAACGTCCTCGACTACCGGGCGGGCCGCCGCTCCGAGAACGTGCTCGTCCCGCGCAGCTGA
- a CDS encoding (2Fe-2S)-binding protein, which yields MNRVFVCSCFGVTEEQVKGHAEAGACTPRQIASACKAGTDCGGCVRRIQALLGRGACPRRELADQGGPVLAELPEAA from the coding sequence GTGAACCGCGTGTTCGTCTGCAGCTGCTTCGGTGTCACCGAGGAACAGGTGAAGGGCCACGCGGAGGCCGGTGCCTGCACGCCCCGGCAGATCGCCTCCGCCTGCAAGGCGGGCACCGACTGCGGCGGCTGTGTGCGGCGCATCCAGGCGCTCCTCGGTCGCGGCGCGTGCCCCCGCCGGGAGCTGGCCGACCAGGGCGGACCGGTCCTCGCGGAGCTTCCCGAAGCCGCCTAG
- a CDS encoding class II 3-deoxy-7-phosphoheptulonate synthase: MTVNAKTSPSAGNTWRDLPAAQQPEYPDTEALRAVIADLESYPPLVFAGECDQLRARMAAVAKGEAFLLQGGDCAEAFDAVSADHIRNKLKTLLQMGAVLTYAASVPVVKVGRIAGQYSKPRSKPTETRDGVTLPTYRGDSVNGFDFTEAARIPDPERLKRMYHASASTLNLVRAFTTGGYADLRQVHAWNQDFVKSSPSGQRYEQLAREIDNALNFMRACGTDPEEFKTVEFFSSHEALLLDYESALTRVDSRTGQLYDVSAHMVWIGERTRQLDHAHIEFASRIRNPIGIKLGPSTTAEEALQYIERLDPEREPGRLTFIVRMGADKIRDKLPELVEKVTASGATVAWITDPMHGNTYEAASGHKTRRFDDVLDEVKGFFEVHKSLGTHPGGIHVELTGDDVTECVGGGDEIFVDDLHQRYETACDPRLNRSQSLDLAFLVAEMYRDQ, translated from the coding sequence GTGACCGTGAACGCTAAGACCAGCCCGAGCGCTGGCAACACCTGGCGAGACCTGCCCGCGGCGCAGCAGCCCGAGTACCCCGACACCGAGGCTCTGCGCGCAGTGATCGCGGACCTCGAGTCGTATCCGCCGCTCGTCTTCGCGGGCGAGTGCGACCAGCTGCGCGCCCGGATGGCGGCCGTCGCCAAGGGAGAGGCGTTCCTCCTCCAGGGCGGCGACTGCGCCGAGGCCTTCGACGCGGTGTCCGCGGACCACATCCGCAACAAGCTGAAGACGCTGCTCCAGATGGGCGCCGTCCTCACGTACGCCGCGTCCGTGCCCGTCGTGAAGGTCGGCCGGATCGCCGGCCAGTACTCGAAGCCGCGCTCCAAGCCGACCGAGACCCGCGACGGCGTGACGCTGCCGACCTACCGGGGCGACTCCGTCAACGGCTTCGACTTCACCGAGGCGGCCCGGATCCCGGACCCCGAGCGCCTCAAGCGCATGTACCACGCGTCCGCGTCCACGCTGAACCTGGTGCGCGCCTTCACCACCGGCGGTTACGCCGACCTGCGCCAGGTGCACGCCTGGAACCAGGACTTCGTGAAGTCCTCCCCCTCCGGCCAGCGCTACGAGCAGCTCGCCCGGGAGATCGACAACGCGCTGAACTTCATGCGGGCCTGCGGTACCGACCCGGAGGAGTTCAAGACCGTCGAGTTCTTCTCCTCGCACGAGGCGCTGCTGCTCGACTACGAGTCGGCGCTGACGCGGGTCGACTCGCGCACCGGGCAGCTGTACGACGTCTCCGCGCACATGGTGTGGATCGGCGAGCGCACCCGGCAGCTGGACCACGCGCACATCGAGTTCGCCTCGCGCATCCGCAACCCCATCGGCATCAAGCTCGGCCCCTCCACCACGGCCGAGGAGGCGCTGCAGTACATCGAGCGCCTGGACCCCGAGCGCGAGCCCGGCCGGCTGACCTTCATCGTCCGCATGGGCGCGGACAAGATCCGCGACAAGCTCCCCGAGCTGGTCGAGAAGGTCACCGCCTCCGGGGCGACCGTCGCCTGGATCACCGACCCGATGCACGGCAACACCTACGAGGCCGCCTCCGGTCACAAGACCCGCCGCTTCGACGACGTGCTCGACGAGGTCAAGGGCTTCTTCGAGGTGCACAAGAGCCTGGGCACCCACCCGGGCGGCATCCACGTGGAGCTGACCGGCGACGACGTCACCGAATGCGTCGGCGGCGGCGACGAGATCTTCGTCGACGACCTGCACCAGCGCTACGAGACCGCCTGCGACCCGCGCCTGAACCGCAGCCAGTCGCTCGACCTGGCGTTCCTGGTGGCGGAGATGTACCGGGACCAGTGA
- the bfr gene encoding bacterioferritin gives MQGDPEVIEFLNEQLTAELTAINQYFLHAKLQDHKGWTKLAKYTRAESFDEMRHAEVLTDRILLLDGLPNYQRLFHVRVGQSVTEMFQADREIEVEAIDRLRRGVEVMRAKNDITSANVFEAILADEEHHIDYLDTQLELIDKLGESLYLSTVIEQTQPDPSGPGSL, from the coding sequence ATGCAGGGCGACCCCGAGGTCATCGAGTTCCTCAATGAGCAGCTGACCGCCGAGCTCACGGCGATCAACCAGTACTTCCTGCACGCGAAGCTGCAGGACCACAAGGGCTGGACCAAGCTCGCGAAGTACACGCGCGCGGAGTCCTTCGACGAGATGCGCCACGCCGAGGTGCTCACCGACCGCATCCTGCTCCTCGACGGCCTGCCGAACTACCAGCGGCTGTTCCACGTGCGGGTGGGCCAGAGCGTGACCGAGATGTTCCAGGCCGACCGGGAGATCGAGGTCGAGGCCATCGACCGGCTGCGCCGGGGCGTCGAGGTGATGCGGGCCAAGAACGACATCACGTCGGCCAACGTCTTCGAGGCCATCCTCGCCGACGAGGAGCACCACATCGACTATCTGGACACCCAGCTGGAACTGATCGACAAGCTGGGCGAGTCGCTCTACCTGTCGACGGTCATCGAGCAGACGCAGCCGGACCCGTCGGGGCCGGGCTCGCTCTGA
- the macS gene encoding MacS family sensor histidine kinase produces the protein MARRERVMRMSVEQPLWRALAGYRVLTMLYAIGFFATAYSGFTRPWLAVAYYAVLFVWTLATLPKVSGEASCTKRFLAADLTVALTGILLTPLADAPERVMDGGPTLPSIWTAGSVLAFAIKGGWRWAAVASTLVAVANLVERGSPARDTVHNVILVWVASIAIGYVVEVARASERTLARALEIEAATRERERLARDIHDSVLQVLAMVQRRGAVIGGEAAELGRMAGEQEVALRTLVSGGLVPVSRVSEDAAEGAVVRAVEEPEGEGPGGPVDLRALLAPYAGSRVHLAEPGAPVLLAPPAARELAAAVGAALDNVRKHVGEDARAWILVEDEPDEVIVTVRDEGPGIPEGRLAEAEGEGRLGVALSIRGRLRDLGGRAELISVPGQGTEVELRTPKETGDAVAREEAADRE, from the coding sequence ATGGCCAGGCGCGAGAGAGTCATGAGGATGTCGGTCGAGCAGCCGCTGTGGCGCGCGCTCGCCGGCTACCGCGTGCTGACCATGCTGTACGCGATCGGCTTCTTCGCCACCGCCTACTCGGGCTTCACCCGGCCCTGGCTGGCCGTCGCCTACTACGCCGTCCTCTTCGTCTGGACCCTGGCGACCCTCCCCAAGGTCTCGGGCGAGGCGAGCTGCACCAAGCGGTTCCTCGCCGCCGACCTCACCGTCGCCCTCACCGGCATCCTCCTCACCCCGCTCGCCGACGCGCCCGAGCGGGTCATGGACGGCGGCCCGACGCTGCCCTCGATATGGACCGCCGGCTCGGTCCTCGCCTTCGCCATCAAGGGCGGCTGGCGCTGGGCCGCCGTCGCCTCCACCCTCGTGGCCGTCGCCAACCTGGTCGAGCGGGGCAGCCCGGCCCGCGACACCGTGCACAACGTCATCCTCGTGTGGGTCGCCTCCATCGCCATCGGCTACGTCGTCGAGGTCGCCCGCGCCTCCGAGCGCACCCTCGCCCGCGCCCTGGAGATCGAGGCGGCGACCCGGGAGCGGGAGCGGCTCGCCCGGGACATCCACGACAGTGTGCTCCAGGTCCTCGCGATGGTGCAGCGGCGCGGCGCCGTCATCGGCGGCGAGGCGGCCGAACTGGGCCGGATGGCCGGTGAGCAGGAGGTGGCGCTGCGCACGCTGGTCTCCGGGGGCCTGGTCCCCGTGTCCCGGGTGTCGGAGGACGCCGCCGAGGGCGCGGTCGTACGGGCGGTGGAGGAACCGGAGGGCGAGGGACCGGGCGGTCCCGTCGACCTGCGCGCCCTGCTCGCCCCGTACGCCGGCTCACGCGTGCACCTCGCCGAGCCGGGCGCGCCGGTCCTGCTCGCGCCCCCCGCGGCCCGGGAGCTCGCGGCGGCGGTGGGGGCCGCCCTGGACAACGTGCGCAAACACGTGGGGGAGGACGCGCGCGCCTGGATCCTGGTCGAGGACGAGCCGGACGAGGTGATCGTCACCGTCCGCGACGAAGGACCCGGCATCCCCGAAGGGCGGCTCGCCGAGGCCGAGGGAGAGGGACGGCTCGGCGTGGCCCTGTCGATCCGGGGCCGGCTGCGCGATCTCGGCGGCAGGGCCGAGCTGATCTCGGTGCCCGGGCAGGGCACCGAGGTCGAACTGAGGACACCCAAGGAAACCGGCGACGCCGTCGCCCGGGAGGAGGCAGCGGACCGTGAGTGA
- a CDS encoding 6-phosphofructokinase, with translation MKVGVLTGGGDCPGLNAVVRAIVRKGVQEYGYDFTGFRDGWRGPLEGDTVRLDIPAVRGILPRGGTILGSSRTNPLQHEHGIRRIKENLAKLGVEALITIGGEDTLGVATRLADEYGVPCVGVPKTIDNDLSATDYTFGFDTAVGIATEAIDRLHTTAESHMRVLVVEVMGRHAGWIALHSGLAGGANVILIPEQRFDIEQVCDWVTSRFRASYAPIVVVAEGAMPRDGDMVLKDGSLDSYGHVRLSGVGEWLAKEIEKRTGKEARTTVLGHVQRGGTPSAFDRWLATRFGLHAVDCVRDGDFGKMVALRGTDIVRVPIAEATARLKTVDPKLYAEVGVFFG, from the coding sequence ATGAAGGTCGGAGTACTGACCGGAGGCGGCGACTGCCCCGGGCTCAACGCCGTCGTCCGCGCCATCGTCCGCAAGGGCGTCCAGGAGTACGGCTACGACTTCACCGGCTTCCGGGACGGCTGGCGCGGCCCCCTGGAAGGCGACACCGTCCGCCTCGACATCCCGGCCGTCCGCGGCATCCTGCCCCGCGGCGGCACCATCCTGGGCTCCTCGCGCACCAACCCGCTCCAGCACGAGCACGGCATCCGGCGCATCAAGGAGAACCTCGCGAAGCTCGGTGTCGAGGCGCTCATCACCATCGGCGGCGAGGACACCCTCGGCGTCGCCACCCGCCTGGCCGACGAGTACGGCGTGCCCTGCGTCGGCGTCCCCAAGACGATAGACAACGACCTGTCCGCCACCGACTACACCTTCGGGTTCGACACCGCGGTCGGCATCGCCACCGAGGCCATCGACCGGCTGCACACCACCGCCGAGTCGCACATGCGCGTCCTCGTCGTCGAGGTCATGGGCCGGCACGCCGGCTGGATAGCGCTGCACTCCGGCCTGGCCGGCGGCGCCAACGTCATCCTCATCCCCGAGCAGCGCTTCGACATCGAGCAGGTCTGCGACTGGGTGACCTCCCGGTTCCGTGCCTCCTACGCCCCGATCGTGGTCGTCGCCGAGGGGGCGATGCCGCGGGACGGCGACATGGTGCTCAAGGACGGGTCGCTGGACTCCTACGGGCACGTCCGGCTGTCCGGCGTGGGCGAGTGGCTGGCGAAGGAGATCGAGAAGCGCACCGGCAAGGAGGCCCGGACCACCGTCCTCGGCCACGTCCAGCGCGGGGGCACGCCCAGCGCGTTCGACCGCTGGCTCGCCACCCGCTTCGGCCTGCACGCCGTCGACTGCGTCCGCGACGGCGACTTCGGCAAGATGGTCGCCCTGCGCGGCACGGACATCGTCCGCGTCCCGATCGCCGAGGCCACGGCCCGGCTGAAGACCGTGGACCCGAAGCTCTACGCGGAGGTCGGGGTCTTCTTCGGCTGA
- a CDS encoding lysophospholipid acyltransferase family protein, translating into MKVTVGGSLKLAFRPWVEGLEHIPADGPAILASNHLSFSDSFFLPAVLDRKVTFIAKAEYFNTPGVKGRLTAAFFKGVGQLPVDRSGVRGAGEAAIKSGIEVLERGELFGIYPEGTRSPDGRLYRGKPGGLARVALATGAPVIPVAMIDTEKIQPPGKVMPKLMRPGIRVGRPLDFTRYQGMEHDRFVLRAVTDEVMYEIMKLSGQEYVDMYATAMKRQLADAAKAEREAGKAAKAALAQAEKEQTAKEKAAAEQDRSDDR; encoded by the coding sequence ATGAAGGTCACCGTCGGGGGTTCGCTGAAGCTCGCCTTCCGGCCCTGGGTGGAAGGCCTGGAGCACATCCCGGCCGACGGCCCCGCCATTCTGGCGAGCAACCACCTGTCGTTCTCCGACTCGTTCTTCCTGCCGGCCGTCCTCGACCGCAAGGTGACCTTCATCGCCAAGGCCGAGTACTTCAACACGCCCGGGGTGAAGGGCCGGCTGACCGCCGCCTTCTTCAAGGGGGTGGGCCAGCTGCCCGTCGACCGCTCCGGCGTGCGCGGCGCGGGCGAGGCCGCGATCAAGAGCGGCATAGAGGTCCTGGAGCGCGGCGAGCTGTTCGGCATCTACCCCGAGGGCACGCGCTCCCCGGACGGCCGGCTCTACCGCGGCAAGCCGGGCGGCCTCGCGCGCGTGGCCCTCGCCACCGGCGCGCCCGTGATCCCGGTCGCCATGATCGACACCGAGAAGATCCAGCCGCCCGGCAAGGTGATGCCGAAGCTGATGCGGCCCGGCATCCGTGTCGGCAGGCCCCTGGACTTCACGCGCTACCAGGGCATGGAGCACGACCGCTTCGTCCTGCGCGCGGTGACCGACGAGGTCATGTACGAGATCATGAAGCTTTCCGGCCAGGAGTACGTCGACATGTACGCGACCGCCATGAAGCGGCAGCTCGCGGACGCGGCGAAGGCCGAGAGGGAGGCCGGCAAGGCGGCGAAGGCCGCGCTCGCCCAGGCCGAGAAGGAACAGACGGCCAAGGAGAAGGCCGCGGCCGAGCAGGACCGGTCCGACGACCGGTAG
- a CDS encoding alpha/beta hydrolase encodes MPVLPGAEPFRHEGGEVGVLLCHGFTGSPQSLRPWARYLAARDLTVALPLLPGHGTRWQDLQVTGWQDWYAEVDRELRALRERCARVFVAGLSMGGALALRLAAKHGDALSGVVVVNPANRMHGVAQHALPVLRHLLPATKGIASDIAKPLGTELGYDRVPLHAAYSLRTFFRLADGDLPQVTQPLLLLRSPQDHVVPPADSARVLGRVSSTDVTEILLEQSYHVATLDHDADRIFAESVAFIGRLAPGSVKEPEPGLGKEGTAAGG; translated from the coding sequence GTGCCGGTCCTGCCCGGAGCCGAGCCGTTCCGCCACGAGGGCGGGGAGGTCGGCGTCCTCCTCTGCCACGGCTTCACCGGTTCCCCGCAGTCGCTGCGCCCCTGGGCCCGGTACCTCGCCGCGCGCGATCTGACCGTCGCCCTGCCCCTGCTGCCCGGGCACGGCACCCGCTGGCAGGACCTGCAGGTCACGGGCTGGCAGGACTGGTACGCGGAGGTGGACCGCGAGCTGCGCGCCCTGCGGGAGCGCTGTGCGCGTGTCTTCGTGGCGGGCCTGTCCATGGGCGGCGCGCTGGCGCTGCGGCTCGCCGCCAAGCACGGGGACGCGCTGTCGGGCGTCGTCGTCGTCAACCCGGCGAACCGGATGCACGGCGTGGCCCAGCACGCTCTTCCGGTCCTGCGCCACCTGCTGCCCGCGACGAAGGGCATCGCCAGCGACATCGCCAAGCCGCTCGGCACGGAGCTCGGGTACGACCGGGTGCCGCTGCACGCGGCGTACTCGCTGCGGACCTTCTTCCGTCTCGCCGACGGCGATCTTCCGCAGGTGACCCAGCCGCTGCTGCTGCTGCGCAGCCCGCAGGACCATGTCGTACCGCCGGCCGACTCGGCCCGCGTCCTCGGCCGGGTGTCGTCCACGGACGTGACCGAGATCCTGCTGGAACAGAGCTACCACGTGGCGACGTTGGACCACGACGCGGACCGGATCTTCGCGGAGAGCGTCGCGTTCATCGGCCGGCTCGCGCCCGGTTCCGTCAAGGAGCCGGAGCCCGGTCTCGGCAAGGAAGGGACGGCCGCAGGTGGCTGA
- a CDS encoding response regulator — MVVDDHPMWRDAVARDLAESGFDVVATAGDGDQAVRRARAVTPDVLVLDLNLPGKPGVQVCKEVVGADPTLRVLVLSASGEHADVLEAVKSGATGYLLKSASTEELQDAVRRTALGDPVFTPGLAGLVLGEYRRLASEPAPAAETGEPGAPRLTDRETEVLRLVAKGLSYKQIAERLVISHRTVQNHVQNTLGKLQLHNRVELVRYAIERGLDDA; from the coding sequence ATGGTGGTCGACGACCACCCGATGTGGCGCGACGCCGTCGCCCGGGACCTGGCCGAGTCCGGCTTCGACGTGGTCGCCACCGCCGGCGACGGGGACCAGGCGGTCCGCCGCGCCCGGGCCGTCACCCCCGACGTCCTCGTGCTCGACCTCAACCTGCCCGGCAAGCCGGGCGTCCAGGTCTGCAAGGAGGTCGTCGGCGCCGACCCGACGCTGCGCGTCCTCGTGCTCTCCGCGAGCGGGGAGCACGCCGACGTGCTGGAGGCGGTGAAGTCCGGCGCGACCGGATACCTGCTGAAGTCGGCCTCGACCGAGGAGCTCCAGGACGCGGTCCGCCGCACGGCCCTCGGCGATCCCGTCTTCACCCCGGGACTGGCCGGTCTGGTCCTCGGCGAGTACCGCCGCCTCGCCTCCGAACCGGCCCCCGCCGCCGAGACCGGTGAACCCGGAGCGCCCCGGCTCACCGACCGCGAGACGGAGGTGCTGCGCCTGGTCGCCAAGGGCCTGAGCTACAAGCAGATCGCCGAACGCCTCGTCATCTCCCACCGCACCGTGCAGAACCACGTCCAGAACACCCTCGGCAAGCTCCAGCTCCACAACCGGGTGGAACTCGTGCGGTACGCGATAGAACGGGGTCTGGACGACGCGTGA
- a CDS encoding anthranilate synthase family protein: MTPLDALATDSRPFALLRRRTPGLDHDTVELLLGPVTEHDRLAGLPDEGLALVPFRQIRERGFDVRDDGTPLLVLTPEERYDIPLAEVLDRLPAHDVRVEGGGFDVGDEEYARIVGRVLDEEIGAGEGANFVIRRTYEGRVPGFGRADALALFRRLLEGERGAYWTFVVHTGDRTLVGASPEVHVRMSGGRGERDALPVEGGGGRRTGGTVVMNPISGTYRYPAGGPTPEHLLGFLADGKEIEELSMVVDEELKMMCTVGDMGGVVVGPRLKEMAHLAHTEYELRGRSSLDVREVLRETMFAATVTGSPVQNACRVIERHEVGGRGYYSGALALLGRDSGGAQTLDSPILIRTADIDAAGRLRVPVGATLVRGSDPAGEVAETHAKAAGVLAALGVRPSRPRTEAGRPKLADDPRVRAALDGRRASLAPFWLRMQEPSRALEGHALVVDAEDTFTAMLAHVLRSSGLTVSVRRYDEEGLRATVLAHEGPVVLGPGPGDPSDPADPRMRFLRALTADVLRETRHGVLGVCLGHELIAAELGLDIVRKEVPYQGAQTEIDLFGRRETVGFYNSFTARCDDAAAGELAAHGVEVSRAAGGEVHALRGPGFAGVQFHPESVLTLNGAAIVRELVGQLRGTSTFSERRPAR, translated from the coding sequence ATGACACCGCTCGACGCCCTTGCGACCGACTCCCGCCCGTTCGCCCTGCTCCGCCGGCGCACCCCGGGCCTGGACCACGACACCGTGGAGCTGCTCCTCGGCCCGGTCACGGAGCACGACAGACTCGCCGGGCTGCCCGACGAGGGGCTGGCGCTCGTTCCCTTCCGGCAGATCCGCGAGCGCGGATTCGACGTCCGCGACGACGGCACGCCGCTGCTGGTGCTGACTCCCGAGGAGCGGTACGACATCCCGCTCGCCGAGGTCCTCGACCGGCTCCCCGCGCACGACGTCCGCGTCGAGGGCGGCGGCTTCGACGTCGGTGACGAGGAGTACGCGCGGATCGTCGGGCGGGTGCTGGACGAGGAGATCGGGGCCGGCGAGGGCGCCAACTTCGTGATCCGCCGGACGTACGAGGGCCGCGTCCCGGGGTTCGGGCGGGCGGACGCGCTGGCGCTGTTCCGGCGGCTGCTGGAGGGCGAGCGGGGCGCGTACTGGACCTTCGTCGTGCACACCGGGGACCGGACGCTGGTCGGGGCCAGCCCCGAGGTGCACGTGCGGATGTCCGGCGGGCGGGGCGAGCGCGACGCGCTCCCGGTGGAGGGCGGCGGCGGGAGGCGGACCGGCGGCACGGTCGTCATGAACCCGATCAGCGGGACCTACCGCTACCCCGCCGGGGGGCCGACCCCCGAGCACCTGCTGGGCTTCCTCGCCGACGGCAAGGAGATCGAGGAGCTGTCGATGGTGGTCGACGAGGAGCTCAAGATGATGTGCACCGTCGGCGACATGGGGGGCGTGGTCGTCGGTCCGCGGCTCAAGGAGATGGCGCACCTCGCGCACACCGAGTACGAGCTGCGCGGCCGTTCCTCGCTGGACGTGCGGGAGGTGCTGAGGGAGACGATGTTCGCGGCGACGGTCACCGGCTCGCCGGTGCAGAACGCCTGCCGGGTCATCGAGCGACATGAGGTCGGGGGACGCGGATACTACTCCGGCGCGCTGGCGCTGCTGGGCCGGGATTCCGGCGGTGCCCAGACGCTCGACTCGCCCATCCTCATCCGCACCGCCGACATCGACGCCGCCGGGCGGCTGCGGGTGCCGGTCGGCGCGACGCTGGTGCGGGGCTCCGATCCGGCGGGCGAGGTCGCGGAGACCCACGCCAAGGCGGCCGGGGTGCTGGCCGCGCTGGGCGTACGCCCTTCCCGGCCGCGTACGGAGGCAGGGCGGCCGAAGCTGGCCGACGACCCGCGCGTACGGGCGGCACTGGACGGGCGACGCGCGTCGCTCGCCCCGTTCTGGCTGCGGATGCAGGAGCCGTCCCGCGCGCTGGAGGGACACGCCCTGGTCGTCGACGCGGAGGACACCTTCACGGCGATGCTGGCGCACGTGCTGCGTTCGTCGGGGCTCACGGTGAGCGTGCGGCGGTACGACGAGGAGGGACTGCGCGCGACCGTGCTCGCTCACGAGGGCCCGGTGGTGCTGGGGCCCGGCCCCGGCGACCCCTCGGACCCGGCCGACCCCAGGATGCGCTTCCTGCGCGCCCTGACCGCCGACGTCCTCCGGGAGACGCGGCACGGCGTCCTCGGGGTCTGCCTCGGGCACGAGCTGATCGCGGCGGAGCTGGGACTGGACATCGTCCGCAAGGAGGTGCCGTACCAGGGCGCCCAGACGGAGATCGACCTGTTCGGGCGGCGCGAGACGGTCGGCTTCTACAACAGCTTCACCGCGCGCTGCGACGACGCGGCGGCCGGTGAGCTGGCCGCGCACGGCGTGGAGGTGAGCCGGGCGGCGGGCGGCGAGGTGCACGCCCTGCGCGGGCCGGGCTTCGCCGGGGTGCAGTTCCACCCGGAGTCCGTGCTGACGCTGAACGGCGCGGCGATCGTGCGGGAGCTGGTCGGTCAGCTGCGCGGGACGAGCACGTTCTCGGAGCGGCGGCCCGCCCGGTAG
- a CDS encoding peptidoglycan recognition protein family protein — translation MKHLAGKYGIPLDREHIIGHDEVPGVLDAKVTAQHWDPGPFWDWNHSMDLLGAPTGAEGPGGPYRAGQVIRVVPPFTTANQPKLTNGGAAVPAQPANFTYLHSSPSTTSATLTDPYLGSRTSTEGWNRANKVVAGGE, via the coding sequence GTGAAGCACCTGGCCGGCAAGTACGGCATTCCGCTGGACCGTGAGCACATCATCGGCCACGACGAGGTGCCGGGCGTCCTGGACGCCAAGGTCACGGCACAGCACTGGGACCCGGGCCCGTTCTGGGACTGGAACCACTCCATGGACCTGCTGGGCGCCCCGACCGGCGCCGAGGGCCCGGGCGGCCCGTACCGGGCCGGTCAGGTGATCCGCGTGGTGCCGCCGTTCACCACGGCGAACCAGCCGAAGCTCACCAACGGCGGGGCGGCGGTTCCCGCGCAGCCCGCGAACTTCACGTACCTGCACTCCTCGCCGAGCACCACCTCGGCCACCCTCACCGACCCGTACCTGGGCAGCCGGACCTCGACCGAGGGCTGGAACCGGGCCAACAAGGTCGTGGCCGGCGGCGAGTAG
- a CDS encoding N-acetylmuramoyl-L-alanine amidase translates to MASRPEAGHEIDSILLHDTEGSYQSALGIFQNPKTYASAHYLIRASDGPVTQTDENNNEGGTRATRASTCTRSASSARAQGRQLVP, encoded by the coding sequence GTGGCGAGCCGCCCCGAGGCCGGTCACGAGATCGACTCCATCCTGCTGCACGACACCGAGGGCAGCTACCAGAGCGCGCTCGGGATCTTCCAGAACCCGAAGACGTACGCCAGCGCCCACTACCTGATCCGCGCCTCCGACGGCCCGGTCACCCAGACGGACGAGAACAACAACGAAGGTGGCACGCGGGCAACAAGAGCCTCAACATGCACTCGATCGGCATCGAGCGCGAGGGCTCAAGGACGGCAGCTGGTACCCTGA